A region of Paractinoplanes abujensis DNA encodes the following proteins:
- a CDS encoding MauE/DoxX family redox-associated membrane protein yields MDLTQQPRLAAAWPWISTLARLGLAAVFLIAGGLKVTDLAASARAVNAYDLMSYDTAKVIGAVQPFLEIALGLLLLIGIATRLSAAIAAVLLVIFIAGIISAWARGLQIDCGCFSKGGELTGGRTAQYGLDIARDVGFLALAGILLWKPKSKFSVDGLLMGDR; encoded by the coding sequence ATGGACTTGACGCAGCAGCCCCGGCTCGCGGCGGCCTGGCCGTGGATCTCCACCCTCGCGCGTCTGGGTCTGGCGGCGGTCTTCCTGATCGCCGGCGGGCTCAAGGTGACCGATCTGGCCGCCTCGGCGCGCGCGGTGAACGCGTACGACCTGATGTCCTACGACACCGCCAAGGTGATCGGGGCCGTACAGCCGTTCCTGGAGATCGCACTGGGCTTGCTGCTGCTGATCGGCATCGCGACTCGGCTCAGCGCGGCCATCGCCGCGGTGCTGCTGGTGATCTTCATCGCCGGCATCATCTCGGCCTGGGCGCGCGGGCTGCAGATCGATTGCGGCTGTTTCAGCAAGGGCGGCGAACTGACCGGCGGGCGCACCGCGCAGTACGGCCTGGACATCGCGCGGGACGTGGGCTTCCTGGCGCTGGCAGGCATTCTGTTGTGGAAGCCGAAGTCGAAGTTCTCGGTCGACGGGCTTCTGATGGGGGATCGATGA
- a CDS encoding DsbA family protein, whose product MSKGNRGRDRAAAQRIVEQQKAAERRRQVTIWTSAGVVAVLVIAGLIGWAVLAGQEKKTDASAVSTPSVAVDDGTAFAVGTGPVTVDIYEDFMCPICHSFEQQTGPTIAQMVTDKKVTVRYHPVSILDRASNGTEYSTRSAGAAAAAAVDGKFLEYHNVLFENQPAEGSDGLDNAKLIELGQSVGLGDTFATAVNEGTYKSWATKTTETFASRGFNGTPTIVVNGKQVEGPGNTLPTTEIFTQAVTAAAG is encoded by the coding sequence ATGAGCAAGGGCAACAGGGGACGCGACCGCGCGGCGGCGCAGCGGATCGTCGAGCAGCAGAAGGCGGCCGAGCGCCGCCGCCAGGTGACGATCTGGACCTCGGCCGGGGTCGTGGCCGTGCTGGTGATCGCCGGCCTGATCGGCTGGGCCGTGCTGGCCGGCCAGGAGAAGAAGACCGACGCCTCGGCGGTCTCCACCCCCAGCGTGGCGGTCGACGACGGCACGGCCTTCGCGGTCGGCACCGGGCCGGTCACGGTCGACATCTACGAGGACTTCATGTGCCCGATCTGCCACTCGTTCGAGCAGCAGACCGGCCCCACCATCGCCCAGATGGTCACCGACAAGAAGGTGACCGTGCGTTACCACCCGGTGTCCATCCTCGACCGCGCGTCGAACGGCACGGAGTATTCGACCAGGTCGGCCGGGGCGGCGGCGGCCGCGGCGGTGGACGGCAAGTTCCTCGAGTATCACAACGTGCTCTTCGAGAATCAGCCCGCCGAGGGCTCCGACGGCCTCGACAACGCCAAGCTGATCGAGCTGGGCCAGTCGGTCGGGCTGGGCGACACGTTCGCCACTGCGGTCAACGAGGGCACGTACAAGTCGTGGGCCACCAAGACCACCGAGACGTTCGCGTCGCGCGGCTTCAACGGCACCCCGACCATCGTGGTCAACGGCAAGCAGGTCGAAGGTCCCGGCAACACGCTGCCCACCACCGAGATCTTCACGCAGGCGGTCACGGCGGCCGCCGGGTGA